The following are encoded in a window of Arctopsyche grandis isolate Sample6627 chromosome 2, ASM5162203v2, whole genome shotgun sequence genomic DNA:
- the LOC143923003 gene encoding uncharacterized protein LOC143923003 isoform X2, whose product MKIFAEIHDIDGCADWVSLYAQLTNSRWIVSQSRGDGGKYVCRKYYKCQFSRKNKKLKKRNFDCLASINIIVKYMNTRTRYLYQHVKDNFPAIITINLQHSHDTESAEALTSLAPSSATFDRFQCYFHSKMSVAEAIREHAAFLKEEFGDDDKLMVNGTFNPKSRTVAHWHEKWKKNHLGDTTAPGMIKKIYDTIEAMEKVGAAKIKFIEDPFTVCIMTPLMEIASNLQSTKDIIFIDSTSSCDLQQNTITFVLTESVVGAVPLAVIITKGQTTAEYSSAFTLLKDFLGDINPRYIMTDDSNAERSALSGIFKDSKLVLCAFHISQAVWRWLWDAKHGILIEDRKILHKFFKNILISSSEPEADIALIELNNSRICQKYLQWIKYVEKYWERRESWCFAYRNQFTRGNQTNNYAEITVRIFKDIVLNRCKAFNAVDIIGYVCVEMNRYAVMCMFICIYLFSFMHMDIYIYITTCSIYFLFYNVF is encoded by the exons ATGAAGATCTTTGCTGAAATCCACGACATTGACGGTTGTGCCGACTGGGTTTCTTTGTATGCCCAACTTACGAATTCGAGGTGGATTGTATCCCAGTCGAGAGGCGATGGCGGAAAATACGTTTGCAG aaaatattataaatgccaATTCAgccgtaaaaataaaaagttgaaaaaaagaaATTTTGACTGTTTAGCGTCTATTAACATTATAGTGAAATATATGAATACACGTACTAGATATCTTTACCAACACGTGAAG gaTAATTTTCCTGCCATAATAACCATTAATTTACAACATTCCCATGATACGGAGAGTGCCGAAGCTCTCACTTCGTTAGCTCCGTCTTCTGCCACATTTGATagatttcaatgctattttcacAGCAAAATGAGTGTGGCAGAAGCAATTCGAGAGCATGCTGCATTTCTTAAAGAAGAATTTGGGGATGATGATAAATTAATGGTGAATGGTACATTCAACCCCAAAAGTAGGACAGTCGCCCATTGGCAtgaaaaatggaagaaaaatcatTTAGGTGATACAACTGCTCCTGGAATGATCAAG aAAATATATGACACTATTGAAGCGATGGAGAAAGTAGGGGCTGCAAAGATTAAATTCATTGAAGATCCATTCACCGTTTGCATTATGACTCCATTGATGGAAATAGCTTCAAATTTACAATCAACAAAGGACATAATTTTCATCGACTCGACTTCATCATGCGATCTGCAGCAAAACACTATCACATTTGTCTTAACAGAAAGTGTGGTAGGTGCTGTGCCGTTAGCTGTCATTATTACCAAAGGGCAAACAACTGCCGAGTATTCATCGGCATTTACTCTATTAAAAGATTTCTTGGGGGACATAAATCCTCGGTATATTATGACCGATGATTCTAATGCCGAACGCTCAGCTCTTAGTGGTATTTTTAAGGACTCAAAACTAGTGTTATGTGCTTTTCATATTTCGCAAGCGGTTTGGAGGTGGCTCTGGGATGCTAAACATGGCATTTTAATAGAGGAcaggaaaatattacataaattttttaaaaatatacttatttcAAGTAGCGAACCTGAAGCCGATATAGCTTTAATTGAGTTAAATAATTCTAGAATATGCCAAAAATATTTACAGTGGATTAAATATGTTGAAAAGTATTGGGAACGTAGAGAGAGTTGGTGCTTCGCATATCGAAATCAATTTACACGTGGCAACCAAACAAACAATTACGCCGAGATAACTGTTCggatttttaaggacattgtaTTGAATAGATGTAAAGCTTTCAATGCAGTAGACATTATAGGCTATGTTTGCGTTGAAATGAACCGatatgcagttatgtgtatgtttatatgcatatatctattttcatttatgcatatggatatttatatttatatcactacgtgctctatctacttccttttttacaatgtcttctaa
- the LOC143923003 gene encoding uncharacterized protein LOC143923003 isoform X1, with amino-acid sequence MDLKFPEKYKYKVDSISDDRLSMKIFAEIHDIDGCADWVSLYAQLTNSRWIVSQSRGDGGKYVCRKYYKCQFSRKNKKLKKRNFDCLASINIIVKYMNTRTRYLYQHVKDNFPAIITINLQHSHDTESAEALTSLAPSSATFDRFQCYFHSKMSVAEAIREHAAFLKEEFGDDDKLMVNGTFNPKSRTVAHWHEKWKKNHLGDTTAPGMIKKIYDTIEAMEKVGAAKIKFIEDPFTVCIMTPLMEIASNLQSTKDIIFIDSTSSCDLQQNTITFVLTESVVGAVPLAVIITKGQTTAEYSSAFTLLKDFLGDINPRYIMTDDSNAERSALSGIFKDSKLVLCAFHISQAVWRWLWDAKHGILIEDRKILHKFFKNILISSSEPEADIALIELNNSRICQKYLQWIKYVEKYWERRESWCFAYRNQFTRGNQTNNYAEITVRIFKDIVLNRCKAFNAVDIIGYVCVEMNRYAVMCMFICIYLFSFMHMDIYIYITTCSIYFLFYNVF; translated from the exons ATGGACCTCAAATTTCCTGAGAAATATAAGTATAAGGTGGATTCGATTTCGGACGATAGGTTGTCGATGAAGATCTTTGCTGAAATCCACGACATTGACGGTTGTGCCGACTGGGTTTCTTTGTATGCCCAACTTACGAATTCGAGGTGGATTGTATCCCAGTCGAGAGGCGATGGCGGAAAATACGTTTGCAG aaaatattataaatgccaATTCAgccgtaaaaataaaaagttgaaaaaaagaaATTTTGACTGTTTAGCGTCTATTAACATTATAGTGAAATATATGAATACACGTACTAGATATCTTTACCAACACGTGAAG gaTAATTTTCCTGCCATAATAACCATTAATTTACAACATTCCCATGATACGGAGAGTGCCGAAGCTCTCACTTCGTTAGCTCCGTCTTCTGCCACATTTGATagatttcaatgctattttcacAGCAAAATGAGTGTGGCAGAAGCAATTCGAGAGCATGCTGCATTTCTTAAAGAAGAATTTGGGGATGATGATAAATTAATGGTGAATGGTACATTCAACCCCAAAAGTAGGACAGTCGCCCATTGGCAtgaaaaatggaagaaaaatcatTTAGGTGATACAACTGCTCCTGGAATGATCAAG aAAATATATGACACTATTGAAGCGATGGAGAAAGTAGGGGCTGCAAAGATTAAATTCATTGAAGATCCATTCACCGTTTGCATTATGACTCCATTGATGGAAATAGCTTCAAATTTACAATCAACAAAGGACATAATTTTCATCGACTCGACTTCATCATGCGATCTGCAGCAAAACACTATCACATTTGTCTTAACAGAAAGTGTGGTAGGTGCTGTGCCGTTAGCTGTCATTATTACCAAAGGGCAAACAACTGCCGAGTATTCATCGGCATTTACTCTATTAAAAGATTTCTTGGGGGACATAAATCCTCGGTATATTATGACCGATGATTCTAATGCCGAACGCTCAGCTCTTAGTGGTATTTTTAAGGACTCAAAACTAGTGTTATGTGCTTTTCATATTTCGCAAGCGGTTTGGAGGTGGCTCTGGGATGCTAAACATGGCATTTTAATAGAGGAcaggaaaatattacataaattttttaaaaatatacttatttcAAGTAGCGAACCTGAAGCCGATATAGCTTTAATTGAGTTAAATAATTCTAGAATATGCCAAAAATATTTACAGTGGATTAAATATGTTGAAAAGTATTGGGAACGTAGAGAGAGTTGGTGCTTCGCATATCGAAATCAATTTACACGTGGCAACCAAACAAACAATTACGCCGAGATAACTGTTCggatttttaaggacattgtaTTGAATAGATGTAAAGCTTTCAATGCAGTAGACATTATAGGCTATGTTTGCGTTGAAATGAACCGatatgcagttatgtgtatgtttatatgcatatatctattttcatttatgcatatggatatttatatttatatcactacgtgctctatctacttccttttttacaatgtcttctaa
- the LOC143922656 gene encoding uncharacterized protein LOC143922656, with protein sequence MCALELDPTICQALRLLHSSSSDSTDQLRSALDELKYLDTGREKEKEREKEKDTDLVEECHSPIISDTDAESAWQCVTCLDALDFDNASSINSPPMVIECSSSSTASGPISPEKANSVSPPPQIPLDELPTPPKVVTPTINIISGDQRLQIVKKKSNKHRENKRNNTK encoded by the exons ATGTGTGCCTTAGAGCTGGACCCCACCATCTGCCAAGCTCTGCGATTGCTGCACTCTTCGAGCAGCGATTCTACCGACCAATTGCGTTCAGCTTTAGATGAGCTGAAATATTTGGACACGGGGCGAGAGAAGGAAAAGGAACGCGAAAAGGAGAAAGATACTGATCTGGTCGAG GAGTGTCACAGTCCAATTATAAGCGATACCGATGCAGAATCTGCCTGGCAGTGTGTGACTTGTCTCGACGCTCTAGACTTCGACAATGCGAGCAGCATTAATTCTCCGCCGATGGTGATCGAATGTTCTTCGTCGTCGACTGCCAGCGGTCCGATATCTCCGGAAAAAGCCAATTCCGTGAGCCCCCCGCCTCAAATCCCGTTGGACGAGCTGCCTACTCCTCCCAAGGTTGTAACACCGACTATAAACATCATATCGGGCGATCAGCGGCTTCAGATTGTCAAAAAGAAGTCGAACAAACACCGTGAAAATAAGcgaaacaatacaaaataa